The following is a genomic window from Nymphaea colorata isolate Beijing-Zhang1983 chromosome 3, ASM883128v2, whole genome shotgun sequence.
TAAGCTGTCAAAGGTGCCTGTTTGTGCCGCAGGACGAACCTCATGACAATGTGGCTGGAGATTGCCTCTGGCAAGCATATGTGCTAACGAGTTGCTCTGTGTTTCTAATTCCGCCCAGTTGGATGCCTGGTTCAGCAGATTCGATAGCGGGAAGTTGGTATCAGCATGTGGTGCTTGTGCAACGGGAATGGCCCTGTGGGTCACAGGGTCGATTCCCATCTTtatcaactttttctttatatgGGTGTTCCAGTGGTTCTTTATTTCGTTATCAGTCCTCCCAGGCAAGCTCGCCGCTATCGCTGACCatctagagagagggagggaggaagtaGAAAATTTAAGATAGAGGACTTGTGAATCTATCATCTAAGCCAATATGGTTACCAAAGACGAGCAATTAAAAGCAAAGttttcaagaaaatacatgCTTGGTATCGTCGCAATTTTGCTAATTGATTCCATAGCAAAATTAATTAGCACTTGTAGCTGActatactttttcttttctgtcgtTTTGCCTACGGGCATTCTAAACACTGGAGATGAACTTTTTCTTGTCATCtcaaaaaaatatgattctGAATAGACTAAATAAATGCAGAACGGTGAAGATGTAATGAAAAAGCCATTTTAAGATGCATTCAACCGGGAAAAGTACTTTTTGCTGTAAGCCCATTTTCTACCATTCTAAGCAGGTGATGCAATTCACTTTCAAGAAATATTTCGGGGTTCAGTATCGGTGTATATCGATCAATACATCTTTAATCGTCCCTCACTATTCAACCTCATGTTGCTGATATTGAAGTATATGATGGgaaaatgtattttttcattttttatttttaaaaaacctcGATGATGTGCATGGACCGATATGGCTTCTGCCCGTAAAAGTATTCGTCTGATTCGTCATTTTCCATTGTCCCCCTCACTTTCATCTCAAAGCCTAAATATGTCAATTTCTTCGCCAAAATCTCTCCGATATAATAAGGAAAATTCTTGTGGGTAACAGGGTGCATCAAGCTATGCAATTTCTTCCTCATGACAGAGACGATCGATTTCTAACCACAATGTAAGTGAACATGTGGCTAAATAATGGTGTGGCTGTCCTGGACCCTAGGAATGGGGAGAGACGGGGGCGGCTTCCGCCTTCACTCTGACGCTCACCGGAACTAGAGCTGTCAGTTCATGTCTCAGGTTGGTTGTAAACTTCTTACAAAGAGCAAAGCGGTCATACATGGCCTGATGCCCATGGCGTTAGCTGTGGAACTTATTTTGGGTTTTCCAACAATGAAATTCACATCTATGCGATTATGtttcatcacacacacacacacacacacaagacgTACTTGTTTCCGAGGACCGCGTGGAGTCTGATAATGGTGGTTTCCTCTTCATAGGAGAGCTGCCCTCGTTTGATGTCTGGTCGCAGATAGTTTGTCCATCTCAGTCTGCAACTCTTACCGCAACGTTGCAGTCCTGCAAGAGTAACCAGCGATCCTATTTCTTGGTTTTCGATTGACATAGAAGATTAACGAAGGAAAGATcgctaaaaataataaatatgtgCACTAATTGGTATCGTGTAAAATGCTGAGAAAAATAATCAGATAGAAATTAcgaaatgaaaaacagaaatcCTCAATGGTTACAGAAATGGTAACGGCCTCAAGcgtttcatttcctttttgttcatgAGATGAATTAAGGTTATGACATCGTTTCTAAAGAGCAGTATTACTTGGAACAAAACAATCACCGTTGGGACCATTCAAAGATAAACTAACATTTCATTTGGGGAAGGAAGGCAGCAGTTCATTTCATGCCGATTTTGATACAtaaaatggaaggaaaagaatTGGAACATGAAGACTAGACGAAAAGATAAGTTCTATTTCTTATCTGCGTGATTGAAAAGCAGAAAGGGGGGTGGAGAAGGGGAGCAAAAATTATAGGAAAGAAAACAGGAATTCctttggaagaaaaagaaaataatttacaAAGTGGAGAAGAAGGTAGTGGCAGTGTGTCTTTGCCTGCTCTCTTCGGCAGTGCTCTCCAGCTTCCATGGCCATTCTTGGTGATGAAATCAATGAGCTTCTGGTCTTCTTCGGGCGTCCATGACCCCTTCTTCAGTCCATTCTTCTCACAGCAGGGAGTTCTCACCATTTCTTTCTTACAGAACAGTGCtaaattactctctctctctctctctctctctctctctctctctgtgcgtgTGTGGAGAGGGGAGTGGAGTATAAATAAATTGTTCGTTGGTTCGTCTCTTTAATGGCTTCACGGATTGATGTATACATGGTGGGAAGGGGATACTAGTTGGAAAGTACCGGCACTTCAAGAGCCTCCATCTGTTAACTAATCAGGAGCTGACAAATTGAACATGACATCTCGGCATCCAACTTTGTACTTGGGCAGtaaattttttcccttttctttaacAAAAAGAGTGAAATAAATGCTCTTTTCATATTGGTCATTATGATTCGTCCATAATGAAGTGCTACCATCTTGTTGGTGAGCCCTTACCTTCAAATGGCGCAGAGAAATGAACTAAAAGACTTCTAGGCAGGCACTTTGCGcacaaaattttacatatttttgcagGAAAATTACTCTCGCTGTGAGATCGAACGGTTTCCAATGAAAGTATTGTTATAATTTTGTTCAGATTTGCCTGTTTTGAAGataccaaaaaggaaaataataataaaagagatACTGTTTTGTGTTCCTAAAATCTAGCTGCTCTGTTGCTATAGAGTTCTGGCTTTCAGGCAAATATTAAAGGGGAAGACTAGAGAAAGTGCCTGAATAATACGCAAATTATGTGAAGCATGCACGAAACATGAATATGAATAAGAATTGAACACCCACAACCGATTGTCTCCCGTTAGCGTAATTACAAAATTGTGacagtaaaaaacaaaacactTTTCAGTAAGAATTGAACACCCACAACCGATTGTCTACCGTTAGCGTAATTACAAAATTGTGatagtaaaaaacaaaacactTTTCAGCATTCTATTGGTTGTTGCAAATTCATGAGCAACTTGAAAAGTTTTCTACAAGAATAATCACAGATAAAGGGTGAAGGGATATTTAAAAAACACCTTTTAACCGAATCATTAAtcaacaacaaaagaagaaaagagaaactgtGGTACTGATGTGCAATTAAGAAGTGGAGGTGAAAAGTGAAAGAAACCGGCACCGCCCTGAGATCGATCACCTTTGGGGCCCCTTGAGATCTTCTGGGAGCTTTTATTTGGAGGTGATAAAAAGTGCAGCAATCACATGCCCATTTATCAGattcacattctctctctccctctctctctaccttgATGTGGCAATATGCCCATAAATGAGCTTTATCTTTCGGTGAATTCTATTTCAGTTGGTGAATATTTTGCACAGAGGGTGCCGAAGTGAGCAATGAGAAGGAAATTCATTGTGTCCTCAAACCTCATATTAAATTTGTGTTTTAGCATCTTCACTATTCATTGGCGTGATTCAATGGTCGGGGTTAAATGATGTAGATGATGCTTTTACGGGTCAATCACTTAAAAAAAGCAGGTGAAGTGGGTTTAATGGATGATAGAGATGTTAGAGCCAACCAAGTGATAAGCTCACGATATCTGAAAGTGTATAATTTTCAAGGCAAGTCAGGAGAAACtcctaaaataaatataaaaatacataaatttaCGACAGAACTTTAAAACATGAACTAATATGATTTTAGagttacatgttttttttctttatattctaTGATGTTCTGAGAATCGTTATGATGCTTAACATACTTTACCTTTGGTAAATTTACAACCTTCCTTTGTAACCTTTTGGTAAATTTCTTTCTCACTCTATTGCTTAGTCATAGGGATGTCAACTAGTTGGATTCAAACCGGATATACCCTTAACTATAtctgctttttcggatattcacatattttggattcaaaatgagaacaaaaaaatttgaatccatatccaaaatctgatttcacaatgcCCGACTTgaattttgaactaaatttGACCGATTTTCAACATGTAGAGCATCTggtatccaaatccaaatctgatcagatatttatgtatatctaaatccgaccagatgtcatttcttaaatctgaatccgatctatAATCAGATATTAAgtattttttccatatctgatttttcaaaGTGATTCAGTCGGTTATCCAATCTACAATACTTTCAAATGTTCACTGATTTTGCGAACACAAGTAACATGAGTTAGTTTATAGGCATCTTACCGGGTATGTTTCATGTTACAATCCAGAAAGGGCTTGTCTAATTTCAGCTTGCTAATTTGTTTATGAGGAAAATAAATTAGTACTTACGAAATATATTGATTTAAACGTAGTTAAACATAGCCAACAGGAGCTCCATCGTTCTGGTTAAGGAAGCTGTAAGAACCCCAAGCTAAAGGAGGTCATAAGTTCGATACTCTGTTGTATCTGTTGGCATTAGGCTGATTCAAGTTTCTCTATTCCCCAACATGCCAATTTCCCTCTCTTTGAAAATGATGAACATGGCTGAACCAAAGGTAAGCATGATTACAGATAGAATTCGATTAAACTATTTACCTTCATTATCAGCAGCATGCAACAACATTTTCACGTTGACGACCTTACTTGGAcaacatttttcacatttcatGGCTTTCATTCTCCACAGAAAACATTCAGCCAATAATAATGAGAATTGTAAATGGAATTTATCGTGTGCAGTATCTAaatctcaaatttttatttagtgTGTATGTGATTTCTTAAATGACAATAGTTGACACACTATGATCATAGATGGTATTAGTTAAAACATTTAGATGAGGTCTGCCATTACATTGCACCAAATTGGTCATTGATGATGGAGGCCTTACTGCTTCAGCTACATATTTTCTCCAAATCCATTGGTTGATGATTCTCCGTTTTCAGTTAAAACTGGATCCAAatattagaagaagaaaagctcATCCCCAAGCTGTTCCGCTATGACCCAGAAATACAACAGAGTTTGGAAGATGCATCACAAGCTCTTTAGTTGCAGAGTACTTTTTAGCTGCAGGGtcattttgtgtttctttttttaaagcTAAGATGTTGATCCACTCCAAAGCTTTTTGGAAGCGTCGGATCAAGTTTCAGAAAAACGGGGAAAAGGAAGACAATCTTCATACTCGGTTCGAGTAGCATAACAGGACTCACAGCAGGCCTCTGACTCTATTCTGAATTTCCTGCGGAAAGTTCAGACGGTTGTCTCTCAGCGTAAACCCTTCGAACACCCCTCTCTGTTATCAACAATAAAGACGCACCATTTGTGGTGACTGGTGACGGATGCAAGTCTCACACGTTAAAACACTTGAACTGTTTCTTTCACTTTAAAGGCTTTAAACCGAGGCACCTTGTCAGGTATGTGACAACCTCTGAGCCAATTCCTCTGCCTCTTGCTTGGGAGGATGGATGAGAAATTCGCACTGAACATCATTTACACTTGCAAGGCAAGACAAGTATAACATTTCTTCACTCAATCAAGCACACGATATCAACATTCCTCATTTCAAGGACACTCAATCGGCTCTCCCTTTCCGGAAGGTCGTGAAAACTAATTTTGATACTAAAACTTGGTTGCCAACATGGTTTTAGCATCGTCCGAAGATGGAGGGAAATGCTTCTTAAATATGGTGCTCTTGTTGGCAAGCAAACCCAAGTTTTATTGTTTCCAAGCTTCATCACGCATCATCAACTATCCAATTATCTGCAAGGCGGTAGAATCAGCAAGATtgtattatatttttctgtatGTTTATCATCAATAACGACCTTTTTTTTCTAACCTTTCTGTCCAGCTTTTAATAGACAGTTCATTCTATTCGACCAAATCTTGTAAATTCTTTTTATAAATCCACTTTTGCATTGCTTCCTACAGTGAGGACCCACTTTTGTTTACCAACTCCATTTCGAATTTCCTAGCAAACAAACAGAAGGGCCGTTTCTTCGACACCAAGCTAGTTGTTTCATATTTCATGGCGTGTAGTGATTCCACTATTCAATGCCCCAATTTCCTTGTTATTGCTTCTTACTGATGCAAACATTTGTCGTTAGATTCCATCCTATTTGAACCAATCtgctcatcttctcttccattagTGCAGACAACCTTTGCTGCAATGCCCATCAGCACAAACATCATACAGTCCGCCATCAACTCGCAATTTACATTCCACCAATTCACAATCCCATCATATTTCATCCAACTAATCCAAACACATTGCTAGCTATATAGACTCTCTAGCTGCATAAGATTCTCAGTCCAATTCTTAACCCTAAGAACTTCACCAAACCTTCCAAATCTGAAACACCAACAAGCCTTTTTCGTTTGTCCCTTCCAACATCCAACTGCTTCATCAATCGTAAAGTCCTTCCTCTAAACCAAATATTTCAAATCCAAGAGctccattttttgttgcttctgaTCTCATAGAGAgtcttcaaattcaaattttaactcTGATTCAGGATATCCCCACGGACGTACCAAATTTCGATCTACCAACAGAGTCATTGATTCAAAGTCAATGCCGATAAAGAAATTGTTCACCaaactcaaatccaaattcaaaactcTGATCCTCCCCGAGCAccccccttcttcctcttggcCTCCAATTTCCACCACCGCCCCTCCATTTCCCAACCCCGCCATTCCCGCCACGCCGTCGTTTCCCATCCCCATCACCACTGCTGCTATTCCTCCTACCACCATCGTCCCCATACCCATCACTCCCTTACCCGTCCCCACCACCACCATGCGGCCACCGTTCCCGGCCGTTCACTCTCCGGCCCTCCTCGACCCTCCACCGTTCTTCTCGGACGACCTCCGGCAACCACCTCTCCCCACCAATAGTTTCTGGCAAAATTTGGTGCTGAAGTTTGGCGACCAGCCGGAATACATCCATCCGTACCTTATCCGCTCTGCCGGCGGCTCCCTTTCCGTTTGCTACCCGTCTCGTTTTGTCTCGCCTGGCTTCCTATACCAAATCTTCATAGCCGATCTCACCatttcctcctccaccacccccACCGGCGGCCACACCATCTCCGCCTTCGATGACCTCTCCATCACCCTCGACTACCCCGGCGGCCTCTCCTTCCCCCTAGTCCGAGGCTCTCCCTTCCTTACCGCCGAGTTCTCCAGTGCCGCCGGCGTATCCATCTCTACTATCCACGCCATCCTCTCGCTTACTTCCACCCCCGACCTCAGCAAGCACGTGATAACCCTCAACAACGGCCAGACGTGGCTCATCTACTCCTCTTCTCCCCTCCGATTCTCCCAGACCATCGGGTCTCTCACAGCCGGCAGATTCTCCGGCGTCCTGCGGATCGCCTTCCTGCCGGACCCCTCTGCGGAGCCCATCCTCGATTTATTCCGATCCGCCTACCCCATATCGGGCTCCGCCGTCCTCACCAAACCGTTCTCTTTCCAGTACGAATGGCGCAAGCGCGGCACCGGAGATCTCCTCCTCCTCGCGCACCCTCTCCACCGCCGCCTCCTACCTCCATCTGCCACCGTTCTGCCGGCCGTCTGCTACCGTAGCATCGATGGCGACCTGGTTGGCGTCGTCGGCGACTCGTGGACTCTGCTTACCAACGCGATCCCCATTACGTGGCACTCCATGTCAGGCGTCTCTGAGTGCGACTCGGTTGAGATCGCGGCGGCGCTGGCGCAGGATGTCGCGGCGCTCGACCCAAACCGGATAAACACGACGTCTACGTACTTCTACGGGAAGGCGATCGCCCGCGCGGCGCGACTGGCGTTGATCGCCGAGGAACTGGGATTACCGGAGCTGATTCCGGCGGTGCGAGATTTTCTGAGAGACTCGATTACGCCGTGGCTGGAGGGATCGTTCCGGGGAAACGGGTTCCAGTACGACACCAAGTGGGGCGGGATCACTAGCCAGGTCGGATCCGCGGATACCAACGCCGATTTCGGGTTCGGAGTCTACAATGACCACCACTACCACTTGGGCTACTTCGTCTACGCTATGGCCGTGCTGGTGAAGCTGGACCATGGCTGGGGCCGTCGGTACCGGCCGCAGATATACTCCATTACTGCCGACTACATGTCGGCGGCGCCGTCAGCCAGCTTCCCCAAGCTGAGGAATTTCGATCCGTGGAAGCTGCATTCTTGGGCTGGAGGGTTGACGGAGTTCGCGGATGGCCGGAACCAAGAGAGCACCAGCGAGGCCGTCGCCGCCTACTATGCCGGAGCGCTGCTTGGCCTGGCGTACGGTGATCCCGGCTTGGTTGCAGTCGGATCCACAGTTGCTGCCATGGAGATCCAGGTCCGTTTCTGAAATTCATGATATTTGCTTTTCCACTCAATACTGAAATTTTATGGATCAGTGGTGAAGTTGACTTAGTTCCTGTCCAGATCTTGGTCAGTTTTAGAACCAAACTAGCAAAAATCGAATTGCCAATCAGCCattgaaatttaaaactttCCAatgaaagattgaaatttaaaatgttaCGAAATTCTTGTTCATGTGATAGGTTCCAGCAATTGAAAGATTCACACCTATCATATCAACTACATTGAATTCGTCTCTCTGGTGAATTTTATGTTCAAACTTCCTAAAACTTGGAGATTTATAGGTCATCTGCACAATCGCTCATATAAAGCTTCCACGTATTATTATAGATTGCTTCATGTCACTCACTTTAGCATGTTTCTGCAACAGGCAGCACAAACGTGGTGGCACATTCCGGAAGGTGGGGACATGTACGAAGAAGAATTCAGCAAGGGCAACAGAGTGGTTGGTGTTCTATGGTCAAACAAGAGAGACAGTGGCCTGTGGTTTGCACCGGCAGAGTGGAGGGAATGCCGGCTCGGCATCCAAATGCTGCCAATCTTGCCAATTACAGAGGTGTTGTTCAGTAATACTGATTTTGTGAAGCAATTGGTGAACTGGGTCGTGCCTGTTTTGGGCAGGGATGGTGTTGGTGAAGGGTGGAAGGGATTTGCATATGCCATGGAGGCTATCTATGACAAGAAGAGCGCGCTGCAGAAAATAAGAACATTGAATGGGCATGATGATGGAAATTCCTTGACCAACTTGCTATGGTGGGCTTACAGTAGGAGGGATGGGGATGACTATGGGTGGAAGTGCTGTTGGTTTAGCCATGGCCATTGAAGGTGCAAGGGTGAAAGATGATATGTCCATGCATTTTTCTGTCTGTCGAAAAACAAAGCTTTTCTATATTCTTCCAAGGCTTCTTGCATCTGAAAATggctttaatttaatttttagcATTTGGTTGTGGTGTACCTTCTTATAAATACTTGAGGAAATAAAACCATTACAGGCTCTTTTTTATGTATGCCAATGGCCGTGTGATCTACCTATATAGATGAAAGGGAACTGCCAACTCTTGCCGTTTCTCTATGTATATGGCCGTTGTGAGAGGCACCGCCCGCCTCCATTACCGACACTGGGACCTCATGGCGGAGATCTACTTCTCCACCCCCTTCCTCCTCTTTTGTTGTTCGTTAAGGACGTCGCGACGCTCTTCGAACGCCTCCTCGGGCTCTGGCTTCAAAATATGTTGACCGTAATCTAGTCttaataaataattttgaagaCAACAAAGGATCTTGATTGGAGAAAATTATCAAGAAATTTTATTGTTCTAGTAAAAAGTTGAAACTTTTACAGAGATATATATACGGCATTTTTTCGTAGCCTTTCAACTTATACAAAcaaattattttcctttcacTAAGCAGATTGGTCACCAGTAAAATTACAAGTCATAAGACGGTCTTCTACGCAGATTACACCATCTACATGTCCACGAAACTCCAGTATACGGAGGGtccaaacaaaatgaatgaaCCCAACGACTCCTGCAGCTGCCACACCTAAGAAGAAGATCATCTGCATCTCCACTGCCGCACTTGTAGCATATGAACGCCAATGCCTATTGAGAACAGCAGTGAGAGAAAATTGATTAGTCACGTTCAGAAGCTGTCAGGCCAGAAGTGCATTTCATGCACATGCGGAagacgagaaagagagaggctgCAAGCGTCAGTCACGCAGTTAGACCTCCCCTTTCACCGACTTACAGTTGCACTGCTATGAAGTTACAGACTGCAACTCTTGTGAAAAGTTCGGAACATTCgtctattaaaaaaatgaaatacgGGGATATTCACCGGATTCTTCATATCATCTTCCCTTCTGTGAAGCAAGATTAAGTTTGTGTTTGAAGCGCACGGGATAGTCTGTGAAAATATCTTTTGATCAGGAGAAGCAGCATCCTCCACCCTTGTGATGCACACAAAGGAAGCCTTGCATAAGGGACATGTTGACTCTTTGCTCCTTGAAGCCTGGCAGATTCAAATTTTACAGAATTTCAGAATATATACTTAGATATTTAAGAACATGGTTCTCCAATATGTGGGCATCAGTTACCATTTGATCAGCCCAGCTTTGTATGCAGGCATAGCAGAAACGATGCCCACAGGGTAGCACTCCCCTGGTTGAGCAGAACTCTGTCCAACAAATGGCGCAAGAAATTTCTATTGATACAGGTATGCTGCATGACGCCTCTACAGGTGCATGCCCTTCATACTCAACACTAGCTTTCCCCTTATCATCGTTCAGCGAGTTTGACTTGGACTTCTTTGCTATCTCTATGCCGTCACTTCTTGATCTGCCACTGTCAAGACGAGGAACATTTTTGAGGTCTTGGCAACTATCGACAACAAGATCATCCAACTGGATAGGATCCAAAATAGCATGATCATGGTCCGCATTCCTTCTACTGGAGGTAGTTGGACCAGCAGTGTAAGTACTTCCCTCTGAAACACTACCAGAGCGTGTTTTCTGGACAGGGACAACAAGAACGTGGATCAGTTTCACCTCGACAAAGGAAcaagcaaaaggaaaagcagaTGCATGTCCAATAATCATTTAGAAAAGCACCTGTCATCGAATCAAAAGCAAAACATGCAAGGAAAACAAGAACTTTTAAGGCATCAGAATAAGTAATAACTAATAACAAGAAATATGAACGAACCAAGGGGCATTTTCAGTTCCCTCCTTACTGAAGAAGGCCAAGGTATTGCAAATGCTATCATAAAGCTGAAAAAAGACCAGCGTAACATGATTCCATAGTAGACGACCAAGAAACCAGAAATCCATTTTTTCATCCGGGCCCTGCACAGCTTGAAATGTTGCGCTTTTGGGCTGGAAAACGTCCCTTGCATTGGGCCTTTATCATTTTCCAATTCCCATGTGCAATCGGTTTAGATGATGGCCATTCTTCTTGGACCAAAAAAGTCAGTACACATCATCctgtttctttcatctttgaCAGGCTAGTAGACgatcaaataaaaacaaatgaagatTGTTCTTTTCACTTCAGAGagtttcttcatttgtttttttctgacATTATACAAGCACAATCCAGAGTCAGAACCCGAGACTAAATTATTCATGACAAATACCCAAGTTATCAAAAGCAGTATTTGCTGGCTACGTACTCCCTCGGTGCAAGCTTACTACCTAATGTCCTATCGTGCATTTTAATTTACACTGTTATGACTTGATAATTATAGTCTTTTCATTGAGAAGTGTTTTAGCTTCACTGTAAAGTGTAAACTTAACAAACATTACTCCATTTTATTGGTCAGCGGCTCTAAGCTCATCTAATTGCCTAAgctgcttatatatatatatatatatatatatatatacgtgtgttCATGCAACTCTGAATGTGGGTATTTATTTGAACTTTTTTGTGTTTACGCCACTCCATATGTGTTTATACTTTATGTATGTGATTATGTATAGTAACATTATGTGGAATTtatttctttctacattttccctttcttttgcaCCGTTTAAAGCACTTAGTCCAGCCTAGGCGAACTTCAGCCCTGGACTCTCCTCATCGCCTAGGCTCTGCCCAGCACTTTTAGCAATATAGCCTATGACCGATCAAAACTCAAACCAAAAGAAGTATCAAGGATCTGTTGTTCAAGAGTAATTTCATTAACATTTTCCGCCATCATCGACAATCACATTCCACTATAGCAACCTTCCTTGAAAATATGTGCTCACAATCTCATGCTTGTTCCAACAATTGAAGGTTTCTAGAATTTCTTTTACTTCCAATGACCAACAGTTGCTGTTGCACATGCCATGCTTACTATTACGTCCCTAGCACTGCAGTGGTTTCT
Proteins encoded in this region:
- the LOC116251320 gene encoding transcription factor MYB93-like, whose protein sequence is MVRTPCCEKNGLKKGSWTPEEDQKLIDFITKNGHGSWRALPKRAGLQRCGKSCRLRWTNYLRPDIKRGQLSYEEETTIIRLHAVLGNKWSAIAASLPGRTDNEIKNHWNTHIKKKLIKMGIDPVTHRAIPVAQAPHADTNFPLSNLLNQASNWAELETQSNSLAHMLARGNLQPHCHEVRPAAQTGTFDSLNIVAGSGRFSGGMPISAIIDHEMPNGNKAYEGATVSGEGEEKREYWSSMLGCVGNANLHSFKY
- the LOC116251405 gene encoding ascus wall endo-1,3(4)-beta-glucanase, translating into MPIKKLFTKLKSKFKTLILPEHPPSSSWPPISTTAPPFPNPAIPATPSFPIPITTAAIPPTTIVPIPITPLPVPTTTMRPPFPAVHSPALLDPPPFFSDDLRQPPLPTNSFWQNLVLKFGDQPEYIHPYLIRSAGGSLSVCYPSRFVSPGFLYQIFIADLTISSSTTPTGGHTISAFDDLSITLDYPGGLSFPLVRGSPFLTAEFSSAAGVSISTIHAILSLTSTPDLSKHVITLNNGQTWLIYSSSPLRFSQTIGSLTAGRFSGVLRIAFLPDPSAEPILDLFRSAYPISGSAVLTKPFSFQYEWRKRGTGDLLLLAHPLHRRLLPPSATVLPAVCYRSIDGDLVGVVGDSWTLLTNAIPITWHSMSGVSECDSVEIAAALAQDVAALDPNRINTTSTYFYGKAIARAARLALIAEELGLPELIPAVRDFLRDSITPWLEGSFRGNGFQYDTKWGGITSQVGSADTNADFGFGVYNDHHYHLGYFVYAMAVLVKLDHGWGRRYRPQIYSITADYMSAAPSASFPKLRNFDPWKLHSWAGGLTEFADGRNQESTSEAVAAYYAGALLGLAYGDPGLVAVGSTVAAMEIQAAQTWWHIPEGGDMYEEEFSKGNRVVGVLWSNKRDSGLWFAPAEWRECRLGIQMLPILPITEVLFSNTDFVKQLVNWVVPVLGRDGVGEGWKGFAYAMEAIYDKKSALQKIRTLNGHDDGNSLTNLLWWAYSRRDGDDYGWKCCWFSHGH
- the LOC116251388 gene encoding uncharacterized protein LOC116251388 yields the protein MEHGEVRPRQDDGRSDCRRRRRKLMIGTTSDGQGSHPISGMDSVVAAVSGYYGSERFNLIKLINETGANYVGTLTRTTSHLVCWRFQGKKYSFAKSHGITILNHRWFEDCLKARERLRESPYTSSSGEDIGPLLWKTPTIESKLGQKRSLGLRLERKELLDISNNFNASELLEIDKRCSKIEGTMWSTSNMVDGTVSKSTNRKSTPYRGSNKELVKGKKQHHNLSSGHKTSIGTLEQFFQATKTRSGSVSEGSTYTAGPTTSSRRNADHDHAILDPIQLDDLVVDSCQDLKNVPRLDSGRSRSDGIEIAKKSKSNSLNDDKGKASVEYEGHAPVEASCSIPVSIEISCAICWTEFCSTRGVLPCGHRFCYACIQSWADQMASRSKESTCPLCKASFVCITRVEDAASPDQKIFSQTIPCASNTNLILLHRREDDMKNPALAFICYKCGSGDADDLLLRCGSCRSRWVHSFCLDPPYTGVSWTCRWCNLRRRPSYDL